The proteins below are encoded in one region of Puntigrus tetrazona isolate hp1 chromosome 5, ASM1883169v1, whole genome shotgun sequence:
- the fsta gene encoding follistatin-A isoform X1 produces MLRMLKRQQLHPGMILLLLWLCYLIEDQKVQAGNCWLQQGKNGRCQVLYMPGMSREECCRSGRLGTSWTEEDVPNSTLFRWMIFNGGAPNCIPCKETCDNVDCGPGKKCKMNRRSKPRCVCAPDCSNITWKGPVCGSDGKTYRDECALLKSKCKGHPDLEVQYQGKCKKTCRDVMCPGISTCVVDQTNNAYCVTCNRICPEVSSPDQYLCGNDGIVYASACHLRRATCLLGRSIGVAYEGKCIKAKSCDDIQCSAGKKCQWDSKMGRGRCAVCIETCPESRSEEAVCASDNTTYPSECAMKQAACSLGVLLEVKHSGSCNSITEDQEDDDDEDDQDYMAYVQLSPVLDG; encoded by the exons ATGCTAAGGATGCTAAAGCGCCAGCAGCTCCACCcgggaatgattttattactCTTATGGCTCTGTTATTTGATTGAAGATCAAAAAGTGCAAG CTGGTAACTGCTGGCTCCAGCAAGGCAAGAACGGAAGATGTCAGGTCCTCTACATGCCTGGGATGAGTCGAGAGGAATGCTGCCGGAGTGGGAGGCTCGGTACGTCTTGGACCGAGGAAGATGTGCCAAACAGCACATTATTCAGGTGGATGATCTTCAATGGCGGGGCTCCAAACTGCATACCTTGTAAAG AGACATGTGATAATGTGGACTGTGGCCCTGGgaagaaatgcaaaatgaacAGGAGGAGCAAGCCTCGCTGCGTCTGCGCCCCGGACTGCTCCAACATCACCTGGAAGGGGCCCGTGTGCGGCTCAGACGGGAAGACGTACCGGGATGAATGTGCCCTTTTGAAATCCAAATGCAAAGGGCACCCGGATCTGGAGGTGCAGTACCAAGGCAAATGCAAAA AGACGTGTCGTGATGTCATGTGTCCGGGAATCTCGACTTGCGTGGTGGACCAGACAAACAACGCATACTGCGTGACATGCAACCGCATATGCCCAGAGGTTTCGTCTCCGGATCAGTACCTGTGCGGCAACGACGGGATTGTTTACGCCAGCGCGTGCCATTTGAGGAGAGCCACGTGCTTGCTTGGTAGATCCATTGGAGTGGCGTATGAAGGGAAATGCATCA AGGCCAAGTCGTGTGACGACATCCAGTGCAGCGCAGGGAAGAAGTGTCAGTGGGATTCCAAGATGGGTCGCGGGCGCTGCGCCGTTTGCATAGAGACGTGCCCAGAAAGTCGATCGGAGGAGGCCGTGTGCGCCAGCGACAACACCACGTATCCCAGCGAGTGCGCCATGAAGCAGGCCGCTTGCTCTTTGGGGGTTCTCCTGGAGGTTAAGCATTCAGGATCTTGCAACT CCATTACTGAAGACCAGGAGGATGATGACGATGAGGACGACCAGGACTACATGGCTTATGTCCAATTATCACCTGTACTGGATGGATAA
- the fsta gene encoding follistatin-A isoform X2 has product MLRMLKRQQLHPGMILLLLWLCYLIEDQKVQAGNCWLQQGKNGRCQVLYMPGMSREECCRSGRLGTSWTEEDVPNSTLFRWMIFNGGAPNCIPCKETCDNVDCGPGKKCKMNRRSKPRCVCAPDCSNITWKGPVCGSDGKTYRDECALLKSKCKGHPDLEVQYQGKCKKTCRDVMCPGISTCVVDQTNNAYCVTCNRICPEVSSPDQYLCGNDGIVYASACHLRRATCLLGRSIGVAYEGKCIKAKSCDDIQCSAGKKCQWDSKMGRGRCAVCIETCPESRSEEAVCASDNTTYPSECAMKQAACSLGVLLEVKHSGSCNSTMYSPI; this is encoded by the exons ATGCTAAGGATGCTAAAGCGCCAGCAGCTCCACCcgggaatgattttattactCTTATGGCTCTGTTATTTGATTGAAGATCAAAAAGTGCAAG CTGGTAACTGCTGGCTCCAGCAAGGCAAGAACGGAAGATGTCAGGTCCTCTACATGCCTGGGATGAGTCGAGAGGAATGCTGCCGGAGTGGGAGGCTCGGTACGTCTTGGACCGAGGAAGATGTGCCAAACAGCACATTATTCAGGTGGATGATCTTCAATGGCGGGGCTCCAAACTGCATACCTTGTAAAG AGACATGTGATAATGTGGACTGTGGCCCTGGgaagaaatgcaaaatgaacAGGAGGAGCAAGCCTCGCTGCGTCTGCGCCCCGGACTGCTCCAACATCACCTGGAAGGGGCCCGTGTGCGGCTCAGACGGGAAGACGTACCGGGATGAATGTGCCCTTTTGAAATCCAAATGCAAAGGGCACCCGGATCTGGAGGTGCAGTACCAAGGCAAATGCAAAA AGACGTGTCGTGATGTCATGTGTCCGGGAATCTCGACTTGCGTGGTGGACCAGACAAACAACGCATACTGCGTGACATGCAACCGCATATGCCCAGAGGTTTCGTCTCCGGATCAGTACCTGTGCGGCAACGACGGGATTGTTTACGCCAGCGCGTGCCATTTGAGGAGAGCCACGTGCTTGCTTGGTAGATCCATTGGAGTGGCGTATGAAGGGAAATGCATCA AGGCCAAGTCGTGTGACGACATCCAGTGCAGCGCAGGGAAGAAGTGTCAGTGGGATTCCAAGATGGGTCGCGGGCGCTGCGCCGTTTGCATAGAGACGTGCCCAGAAAGTCGATCGGAGGAGGCCGTGTGCGCCAGCGACAACACCACGTATCCCAGCGAGTGCGCCATGAAGCAGGCCGCTTGCTCTTTGGGGGTTCTCCTGGAGGTTAAGCATTCAGGATCTTGCAACT CTACCATGTATTCTCCCATATAG